Within the Camelus bactrianus isolate YW-2024 breed Bactrian camel unplaced genomic scaffold, ASM4877302v1 HiC_scaffold_34, whole genome shotgun sequence genome, the region gggccccatctgccccaccagccttggctgctggactccaggacaccatcctgggtctcaaccatcccctgttcctatgaccgccccactactctacattttgtccttcaagtgtgggcttctgtggctcgccacacagcaggggtctccccgtcctccaccttgggtaactgcatcgtcctgcacggtgcctagggaacccgtgtagaggcaggaagaatacagaacaacaggtgctcagaggggctgcctttcccactgcaggggccctagagagctttctcccagctggttattcacaggcgctgaagctgtggaatctcgatctcaccaatttaaagggcatcatcactaattacaaaagcaatcatttcttcagtagcaaaaggagaaaagactttgtgttccccacctccaactgttttcctccaccttcagatgtttctcatctctgggcaagggtagaatgcaactcacagaatattatttttcaatgtcttttcccactctgaagattgctttcccagaaccgatgaaggctagaatggtttagcttccctggactgaggattcagaggcctggggggaaggggggagggggaggtgagataactcagcaatattgaacctaacagagacattaaaagttctattctaaacagaaaggaagcaggatgttatagaaacaggaaaaccatagttggaaatgcaataacgagttgcaagagaataaacataaagatgtaaaaatgaaaaaggacatcaaaataaaaaaagttgggaatgggagaggggagcaagaaaatgtagattttttttctttcttttttttcttcgttattcttaggatgtgttggagcctacgtgattatcagtctaaaggaaatagatatagtaatgggctgatatatttgaagaataaggtaaccacaagtcaaaagcatacaatagagtcgcaaaaaaaacaaaaagaaacaaactcaaaatggcttaaagacttaaatattacacacgacactataaacttctcacaagaaaacataggcaaaacattatttgacatacatctcagcaatgttttcgtagggcaatctaagcaacccaagcaacagaaataaaagccaaaataaataaatgagacctaattaaacttataaacttttgcacagcaatagaaaccataagtaaaactaaaagacaacctatggaatgggagaaaatatttgcaaaagatgagactgaccatggcttaatttctagactatataaatagtccatacaacttaataagaaaaaaataaacaaccaaatccaaaaatgggcagaacaactaaacaagcaattctccaatgaagacacacagatggccaataggcatataaaaaatgcttaatatcgttcaattatcagagaaatgcaactcaaaactacaatgttatcatctcacaccagtcagaatggccatcattcaaaagtccacaaaccataaatgccggagaggctgtggagaaaaggaaaccctcctacattgttggtgggaatgtagtttgttgcagccactgtggaaaacagtatggagattcctcaaaagacaaaaaaaaaaaaaaaaaaaaaaaaaaaaaggcttatcacctaatccagcaatcccactcctgggcatatatccagagggaaccttcattccaaaagatacctgcaccccaattttcacaggagcactgtttacaatggccaagacatagaagcaacctaaacattcactgacagatgactggataaagatgcggtatttagatataacagaatattacccagtcataacaaagaaggaaataaggccatttacagcaacatggatggaactggagattatctcactaagtgaaataagttagacaaagacaagtatcatatgatatcatttatatgtggaatttttaaaaaaatgatacaaatggacttatctataaaacaaaaaacagactcacagacttataaaacaaacttaggagttcgggattaacagatacaaattactatatgtaaaacagacaaacgacaaggattcactgtagaacacagggaagaatattcagtatcttgcaacctataatggaaaagaacctgaaaaagaatagactatgtatatgtacaactgaatcactatgctgcatacctgaaactaacaaaacagctgtataactgaaactagcaaaacattgtaaatcaaacacatttcaatttaaaaaaaaattgataagctctaaatacctttattcaaagaaaatcttgaactcttccctcttacaaaatttaaaatgggtagcttgagcagGGCCAAATTttactggatgggcagttacatatcatctccagcacgtggcccatgctacacacacatcgtgttttcctacaggtaagaacagccctgactgcacagcgagcgactctttctgggacaagggcctctgtggcagtggcctccttgtcaccgctgcatctcaccaggaggccagggttttcagaggggaggggacatagagctcatacacttcaaattgacttcccgaaaaaactatggaaaaaccaaattcacctgcagtgtaggaaacatgagcagggcccctaagcagaccgacaagcccaaagtaagatggcccgatgttcagatcggaaccagaacaaagaccacctggccccagttaaatgaccaccacctcacctgcaatgaactgctcgtactcaatgtcagggatgtttctgttgagacttgggaggtcaaaggagtcggaccagggatcggggctctgccagtggtagaggtggccccaagggaatagcaccagtaccgtctcctccatcttcagcagggtcttcaggaggaaggcaatgtggatgcagacgttcctacggaggttgaagccctctggagggttgaagtcacacagaaggtacctggctgggagcaaaggagagcgggtcttcagggccaggcctctgcacaggaatcccggcttagatagaacagatacaacgggaatccctgcacagcccatggcctagactccagacacattcagcagcttctggtttgtaaagtggaggcactgcccacccatctccatgtggccaattacttcaagtccgggagcagttgcggaagacatcttggcatccgcctaacaccactaagcacccgactagcatctgagcacccgttctccaggggctctcaaacttcttgttctacagaaccctatacactcttaacaattactgagaactccaaaaggctgctatttatgtgagtttaatctatcactatttcctgtgttagaagttaaataagaagttagaaaaagtgtatgaattcacttaaaaatattaacaatctactgtatgttaccattaatactcttaaacaaaatataattctatttttcaaaagaaaaatcattagtgagaagaatagcagtgattttaatttctgcaaatctcttttggactggtgagagctgaattctcctatctgcctctgcattccctgttttgtgatatcgcaggccaggttttccctggaaaaccccgcaggaactcgggagagcaagagtgtgcaaaaggcaggtgacatcccggcgtttctatgaaaatggtcttgcacctcaggggccttggatacactttgataactgttgccctatccaaggcgagactcttctacacaagagccaggcaagggtcctggattctgtaatgagttaccgccaccacacccctcccttctctgtgtgtttctcacaagctccattactgcagatgaggatgtaatcctcaactggggcctctaatcccagaagactgctaacttcaagagggagggtcccatctaccatccctacaccccgcatagtttattttgagtcaagccctagataactgcttatcggcactgacccttgtgtctttttcctgaggttgactgaaggaaccaacatctggatggaactgaaatttccctgcagataaacaaggctgataagccaccccattccaacatctgattctggggctcttcaaaacccgggtaaggccccgcttcatctaagatgggtcctccgcctgcccttcccggggggttctgggaggccgcggccaccaagggcgacccagactcgcggccccagccccagggcctgagggggaggaaagcttgaggctgtgcccaagccctgccccgccccgccccaacacgctccccggcaccacagccctccccggccaccgccccaaccccgatcccaccccggttcatgtccgccggccccgccgacggcgcggacgtacgtttaccgtctgtgggacgccgccccagacaggatgtcggccgccgactgaccaggccagaactagtcgcccggccgagcaagccgccatccccagcagcaagcaccgccatggtcccgggcagctgcacacttccggagcccgctacccgccccagaagcgcacgccggcccgcgcagagcgtggcgcctgtaaccatggcaactccgcggggccctcccctagcgcttgcgtcgtgcgtcctcccgagtctagttgtgcgagggcagaacttgcggagccaatgggagccagggcgcagccaggacgggggtggggggaggcttatgggacagctgggcggggccggggagggcagggccgcgcggaagtcctgacctgcaggtggcgccggccggaggctggggcgttgctgccaccagtgggcggggcagcggggcagcggggcgggggcaccctcacctgtccgtgtgtggggatcagcctgggctccgtggcctccgcttgcaccggacgtggacccaggctattggtgggcaagatagaggactgagcccaggcacgcacggctggccaggtagggcacctgaagttcagatccgccaggcccactgccggccttgaatacgcgctgctaggcagtttccaagaagacgggatctgtcataagaggggaggtagggcttgggtgccagatgtcgggttgggtgcagtctcacaggagagccacggtgagagggcgcagagcggcccctgtgttggcggggctaagagtttggggtatagggtcggggtggtgtgtgcctttctctgtggtctcctcactccagagcaaggggctctgcttcccccctcccctcactgcactccctgccttccccagcaccacctggggtgtggtcatgtcgaggcagggaaggcccagggaaggggctcattcaggggcaggggccactctgcagggatgctggacctgacagcaatgcagtgcttcggaactcccctgggctgggtttctaaccagtgggatggaagggcctttccttcctggggtgcatttgggggaactagatacgtcatgaatgtcagccctgaaaatggaggctgcgctacatccattcttggaaagaaaaatcaggcccttccagcccaggtgactcagaaagtcagtcagcaatgttcggggtccccagtttaggctttcaattagagctgagcgtctcaggaggccagatccctgtccgtggctccaggagtaggctttctgctgggggacaggatcctcacaaacacctgtgtctttgtgggtcactcccctctgacaagctgggaggcagggtgcagttgtgggaaatcgtgtttccatgaggagagggccaccaagtggtgggggcacaggagacagtgagaaagagtcccgcggcctttctggaatcaaaaaactggcaaatgtgaaaaagtgcataatttgttttatagaacaggctgcttatgtacgtttggagggccaggttcaaggacactgcatccctccaggacaatagcctcaagagaagaacagacagagcaggaagagatgtggggtttctcccaggaatgaggcagaacagggatttctgcagatttgcaaggagaccccgaccgctgagcaccgggttacaaccccacgtgacccttgtcgtgtttggcttgggctctgggtctggcctgatcatgtattcttccagctgagttccagaaattcagagggtagacttagagaggctgcgtttggaacccggtgtggagacggagggtcctttatcctgagtcccctcagcctaatcactgtagctgagttccaacaccacccaggcccccagggtggccgtggagggagagcaagcctggcaggtgacccaggggtcccactgctgtgcccctcccttatctttgttccctttcaccccggaaggtgtgattgtctcatgtcatggtgacaagccatctctcttctctgtcaggtgggatccccacccccgctcagccttctttctgcatggatgctgaaggaccaggctcacttgaagttctgagtttgagcagtaaggtggaaacaaagaaaccaatggaaacaaagaaacaagtcattgtggcaaagctcccaaccacagagaagctgccctgagtggaagggagggtgtgggcatgcccatttgtttcgtgtctcccagtgctcttcgctttcttattgcagacctgcatggttacaacaaaatgatctgcaaaactgaaaatatttactctctggcttttacagaaaaggctggccagcctctggttcccgtaccggtcaactgattggagtacctttccagtttggaaacatctgggcaggcccaggtttgcaaaattctttaagagtagttatggagttttgcttctaaacatttttatggctgtatacttctgagctgaggttgtgctgtgtaattctgagccgggattttctcaaactgtttcttatttcttataccggacacccctaaattccaaggggaatgggatgttaaggaagccatggagtttaggaaaaagatacagatttcatttccatttaagcatcgatgtatctccatcctaggcagtatcggttctgtggtattgataggggaactaaatagcaaccaaatttatagaaaatagtgggtcattgggtacacaagttcttcttttcaacatttttgtagtgtttgcagtttaagatgaccgttcctgagaaacaggcagcctcttagaatgaaatagcattttccctgaaccatactcaatttttatttcgtagacagcaggaagggcaatcacacatccaacacttggggacctcaaagataaaacgtaactttctgggagcacactccccccgtctccctctgctcttttcactgtcccattgtccctgaaggctcttttgtatcttctgctcatgactccagtaactcttccttctcgtccctcagctggtaagtttacttttctactttgaccaagcaaactgaagccaacagaagagaactttcaccagcaactcccagcacatccgctcgccttctgatgtctgtgacctcactctcgctgccccacctcttattacaggtgacatcgaaagccagatcatccaaaagtcaccagggggcccatccatacaatcttctccgggctgtcactcccacatccatcctctctgtcactacctcatctattttgttctcctgctagttggctcctatcagtatataaaagtccatcctcttaaaagaaacaaacagcactccttgactctaattggcccccaccaattgccaccccatgtctttgcagcaaatctttaatgagtcgtttaaactcactgtctgcatattctcttgagccattcccttttgcacccactctggcttttcccctgatccctcgctctatggaaactgctctgtcaaggccatcagtgaccccacgttgctaaatatagtggtcagtttttagtcttcatcatgcgtggccctttggcagcatttgacccagctcttccatttctcctcccccgtgttcctgcttcacttggcctccagcccatcgctctgctttcgatccactggctggtcttttgccaacgtctcctcttttttccaaatatttactgcgaatgtgcctcggagttgggtcctgggtctctcctctatctcactgctatacttttggtggaagcaaccagacttggaaattgacatgccatcaatttctcgatttgtccaaaactccctgattgggcttttccatttggaactctctccctgatactcatattctttttctttcattcatcttgctttcacattcatacatatgttctactgtgtaaattacttttccaaattttgaatcag harbors:
- the LOC141576784 gene encoding GDP-fucose protein O-fucosyltransferase 2-like, encoding MVTGATLCAGRRALLGRVAGSGSVQLPGTMAVLAAGDGGLLGRATSSGLVSRRPTSCLGRRPTDGKPRYLLCDFNPPEGFNLRRNVCIHIAFLLKTLLKMEETVLVLFPWGHLYHWQSPDPWSDSFDLPSLNRNIPDIEYEQFIAGL